A genome region from Thalassococcus arenae includes the following:
- a CDS encoding FAS1-like dehydratase domain-containing protein: MQDAAATQTRQTDILDPARARAFQVALGDAATIDTGAPLPPFFHQLYFWDPQPPSGLGRDGHPKVGGLIPDLGLPRRMWAGGSLRFHAALHAGRPAEKTSRVTQVTRKDGRTGPLGFVTLTHEITQGGTLCVTERQDLVYRQDPDPAAPRPVAPQARTDETDLAQAAFTSTLLFRYSALTFNGHRIHYDLDYSRDVEGYAGLVVHGPLLAQQLMLMAERQGPIRSFSFRAASPLMHFETAALCRNGADMWVRGPDGRLVMSAEVTG, translated from the coding sequence ATGCAGGATGCCGCAGCCACCCAGACCCGTCAAACCGACATCCTCGATCCCGCCCGCGCCCGGGCCTTTCAGGTCGCGCTTGGCGATGCCGCCACGATCGACACCGGCGCGCCGCTGCCGCCGTTTTTCCACCAGCTCTATTTCTGGGATCCGCAGCCACCGTCCGGCCTGGGCCGCGACGGGCATCCGAAGGTGGGCGGGCTGATCCCCGATCTGGGCCTGCCGCGACGGATGTGGGCCGGCGGTTCGCTGCGCTTCCACGCCGCCTTGCACGCGGGGCGACCCGCGGAAAAAACCAGCCGCGTAACACAGGTCACCCGCAAGGATGGCCGCACCGGCCCGCTGGGTTTCGTTACCCTGACGCACGAGATCACCCAAGGCGGGACGCTTTGCGTGACCGAACGGCAGGATCTGGTCTATCGCCAGGATCCCGACCCGGCCGCGCCGCGCCCCGTGGCACCGCAGGCCCGCACCGATGAAACCGACCTGGCCCAGGCCGCGTTCACCTCGACCTTGCTGTTCCGCTACTCCGCGCTGACCTTCAACGGCCACCGGATTCACTACGATCTGGACTATTCCCGCGACGTCGAAGGCTATGCCGGTCTTGTGGTCCACGGCCCGCTTCTGGCCCAGCAATTGATGCTGATGGCCGAACGCCAGGGGCCGATCCGAAGCTTTTCGTTTCGGGCCGCCTCGCCGCTGATGCATTTCGAGACCGCCGCGCTGTGCCGGAACGGTGCGGATATGTGGGTGCGCGGCCCGGACGGGCGGCTGGTCATGTCGGCCGAAGTGACGGGCTGA
- a CDS encoding sugar transferase gives MTLHIRQPLPSAELDKLIDDALSYAPTSGLYREFLKRALDIVLVLLAALPVLIVVCVVAILVARDGRSPFYIQKRVGRGGRSFDMFKLRSMVQDADRLLEAHLAADPEARAEWNRTQKLRRDPRITAIGRFIRKSSIDELPQLWNVLRGDMSLVGPRPMMLDQQDIYPGTAYYALRPGVTGFWQVSVRNESSFAERANFDTAYLRELSFKTDLKVLFKTVQVVLRGTGC, from the coding sequence TTGACGTTACATATTCGCCAGCCGCTGCCATCGGCCGAACTCGACAAGCTGATCGACGACGCGCTGAGCTACGCTCCGACATCGGGTCTTTATCGTGAATTTCTGAAACGCGCGCTGGACATCGTGCTGGTCCTGCTGGCTGCGCTTCCCGTCCTGATCGTCGTCTGCGTCGTTGCGATCCTGGTGGCGCGCGACGGACGATCGCCGTTCTACATCCAGAAACGCGTGGGCCGCGGTGGTCGCAGCTTTGACATGTTCAAGCTGCGCAGCATGGTGCAGGACGCCGACCGCCTGCTCGAGGCGCATCTGGCCGCCGATCCCGAGGCGCGCGCCGAATGGAACCGTACCCAGAAGCTGCGGAGAGATCCGCGGATCACGGCGATCGGCCGGTTCATCCGGAAATCGTCGATCGACGAACTGCCGCAACTTTGGAACGTGCTGCGGGGCGACATGTCGCTGGTCGGGCCGCGCCCGATGATGCTCGATCAACAGGACATCTATCCCGGCACCGCCTACTACGCGCTTCGGCCCGGCGTCACCGGGTTCTGGCAGGTATCGGTGCGCAACGAGTCGAGCTTTGCCGAGCGGGCGAATTTCGACACGGCCTATCTGCGCGAACTGAGCTTCAAGACCGATCTGAAGGTCCTGTTCAAGACGGTGCAGGTGGTGCTGCGCGGCACGGGCTGCTGA